A region of Culicoides brevitarsis isolate CSIRO-B50_1 chromosome 1, AGI_CSIRO_Cbre_v1, whole genome shotgun sequence DNA encodes the following proteins:
- the LOC134829820 gene encoding peroxisomal ATPase PEX1, with the protein MFKRGLTVAHSPIKNNFVLLPEVYLRLINTTPNAALLLNFKAKNTVVSWLPYGGAVEPHEIGMNVLTAEVLGLKAGDTVTCSVVTDVRSLSTLNVSPVSKQDLEVLLMSPTRIQNEVLEQIRIVNRGQIFMTWISRSVYVKLQVDNMSPSMSYGRLEQNSELHINTSVSGTVPAVDSSSSYSNGNGSITNRRPTSIPDKPTNTTNYGRRALERKNSNKESIFDRVERHLDPGKEEREMDARVANVIGNKKKLALPKRNSFIQSDYDSTPPDSPSYINGNAIASEYTDKIDGIINGLRKSVTMADMKFREFENDFRNSASSSSREASIAPESWADVSQSMKKEQTHDTEFRVIQGTWESDAPISNVYATRANLPHNFDTTQVYLLKTSGDKEYCVNVKVINDKDFPCNRYPTLEMNENLMSLLELKPFERVILKPKLMILNCLDKLELIPSTQLDVNSREPKRRLETAFKNYILDNTKLYPLLLNQDQVVKCQNEVVSVKLWPLSLKCAVIDSKLLKENKIDVLTDHKNVSNILNPKPAKKEDEEETTSKKKKNNHHVKIEKFEEIVENCVNRFKDSLSLVSNSIPIADNLLLVGLSNSGKTTLVNEICKKLQEKPFYVYVHNFACVKYKGRKPDSIQKDLRIALNQCLLHYPAILVMDTLDYLTQAEDEQQAHDADYHNKVSDLIRDVIQEYTSHGHISVIATVNNVDLLNKRIFPKKGFHLFHKIITMPSLDKIDRELFIKESCMNAKIPDRKLINWDKYANMTDGYKIGDLAFFIERSIYYAFKKNPREPTLMDENLKDALKVTNEIFLQGIESHSQSELEEADIPGDQIPGLEKAIEVFEEVIKWPIELPGIFEGAPIKLPKGILLYGPPGVGKTFFVKQIAKTWSLRMISVKGPELLAKFIGQSEENVRNLFAKARAARPCVLFFDEFDSLAPRRGHDSTGVTDRVVNQFLTQLDGVEELKGVIVVAATSRPELLDPAIIRPGRIDRHIEITLPNKQSRMKILKALSATLHLGKDVEWKDFAEKMERFTGADIMSFLTTANMDAVQEYLEKHGGNTAQTQEYVVITKKHLQKALTKTNPSIKPADLERYKHVYAQFINKSEPTPLNFVGQKATLA; encoded by the exons ATGTTCAAGCGTGGATTAACGGTTGCTCATTCGCCGATCAAGAACAACTTTGTGCTCCTGCCAGAGGTCTACTTGAGGCTCATCAATacaacg ccaAATGCAGCGCTCTTGCTCAATTTCAAGGCCAAAAATACGGTTGTTTCATGGCTTCCATATGGCGGCGCAGTTGAGCCACACGAGATCGGAATGAACGTGTTGACTGCCGAGGTTTTAG GTTTAAAGGCAGGAGATACAGTAACATGCTCCGTCGTTACAGATGTACGCAGTTTAAGCACATTGAATGTCTCACCTGTATCGAAACAAGATCTCGAAGTACTTTTAATGTCGCCAACGCGTATTCAAAATGAAGTTTTAGAACAGATTCGTATCGTAAATCGCGGGCAAATCTTCATGACATGGATAAGTCGTTCAGTTTATGTCAAGCTTCAAGTTGACAACATGTCCCCATCGATGTCATACGGgcgtttggagcaaaattctGAACTTCATATCAACACGAGTGTTTCAGGAACCGTTCCTGCTGTCGATTCATCCTCATCTTATTCCAACGGAAACGGAAGCATAACAAATCGTCGCCCAACCTCAATTCCCGACAAACCAACAAATACAACAAATTACGGCAGACGAGCTCTCGAACGAAAAAACAGCAATAAAGAATCCATTTTTGATCGCGTCGAACGTCATTTGGATCCGGGCAAAGAAGAACGCGAAATGGATGCACGTGTCGCCAACGTAATTGGTAATAAGAAAAAACTCGCTCTGCCAAAGCGAAATAGTTTCATTCAATCGGATTATGATAGCACACCGCCAGATTCGCCCTCGTACATTAACGGAAATGCAATTGCAAGTGAATATACCGACAAAATTGACGGCATCATTAATGGTCTTCGCAAATCCGTGACAATGGCGGATATGAAATTCCGAGAATTCGAGAACGATTTTCGAAACAGCGCCTCCAGCAGTAGTCGAGAAGCAAGTATTGCTCCGGAGTCATGGGCTGATGTCTCCCAATCGAtgaaaaaagaacaaacaCACGACACAGAATTTCGTGTGATTCAAGGAACGTGGGAGTCTGATGCCCCCATATCGAACGTTTATGCCACAAGAGCAAATTTACCGCATAATTTCGACACAACTCAAGTTTATTTGTTGAAAACATCAGGCGACAAGGAATATTGTGTGAACGTAAAAGTAATTAATGACAAAGATTTCCCGTGTAATCGTTACCCTACCCTcgaaatgaacgaaaatttgATGTCGTTATTAGAATTGAAGCCCTTCGAACGTGTAATTTTAAAACCGAAACTCATGATACTCAACTGTTTAGACAAATTGGAGCTAATTCCATCTACACAGCTCGATGTGAATTCACGAGAACCAAAAAGACGATTAGAAACAGCTTTCAAAAACTACATATTGGACAACACAAAATTATATCCTTTGCTATTAAATCAGGATCAAGTCGTCAAATGCCAAAATGAAGTTGTTTCAGTGAAATTGTGGCCTTTGAGCTTAAAATGTGCCGTTATTGACtccaaattattaaaagaaaacaaaattgatgttttaacagatcataaaaatgtgtcaaatatCTTAAATCCAAAACCAGCCaaaaaagaagacgaagaagaaactacatcgaagaagaaaaaaaataatcatcacgttaaaatcgaaaaattcgaagaaataGTCGAAAATTGTGTAAATCGCTTCAAAGACAGTTTATCTCTCGTATCAAATTCGATCCCGATAGCTGATAATTTATTACTTGTGGGTCTCTCAAATTCAGGAAAAACCACTCTTGTTAatgaaatatgcaaaaaactGCAGGAAAAACCTTTTTACGTGTATGTTCATAACTTTGCATGTGTCAAATATAAGGGAAGAAAGCCAGATTCGATCCAAAAAGATCTACGAATCGCTTTAAATCAATGTCTTTTGCACTATCCGGCAATTTTAGTCATGGATACCTTGGATTATCTCACGCAAGCTGAAGATGAACAACAAGCCCATGATGCGGATTATCATAATAAAGTCTCAGATTTGATTCGGGATGTCATTCAAGAGTATACAAGTCACGGACATATATCCGTAATTGCAACTGTTAACAACGTCGATTTGCTAAACAAACGAATTTTCCCTAAAAAAGGCTTTCAtttgtttcataaaatcatTACGATGCCCTCTCTTGATAAAATCGATCGAGAACTTTTCATTAAGGAATCCTGTATGAACGCCAAAATACCTGAtcggaaattaattaattgggaTAAATACGCAAACATGACGGATGGATACAAAATCGGCGATTTGGCGTTCTTTATCGAACGAAGTATTTACTAtgcatttaagaaaaatccgCGAGAACCAACGttaatggatgaaaatttgaaagatgCTCTAAAAGTCacgaacgaaatatttttacaaggtATCGAGAGTCATAGTCAATCTGAACTTGAAGAAGCTGATATTCCGGGCGATCAAATCCCGGGACTTGAAAAAGCTATTGAAGTATTTGAAGAAGTAATTAAATGGCCTATTGAGTTGCCAGGTATTTTCGAAGGAGCTCCGATTAAATTGCCCAAAGGAATTTTGTTGTACGGACCTCCGGGTGTGGGAAAAACCTTTTTTGTCAAACAAATTGCCAAAACGTGGTCTTTGCGAATGATTTCCGTCAAAGGTCCCGAATTACTTGCCAAATTTATCGGACAAAGTGAGgaaaatgtgagaaatttatttgctaAAGCTCGTGCTGCTCGTCCTTGCGTGCtgtttttcgatgaatttgaTAGTTTGGCGCCGCGAAGAGGGCATGATTCAACGGGCGTGACCGATCGTGTTGTCAATCAGTTTTTGACGCAACTTGATGGGGTCGAAGAGCTTAAGGGAGtcattgttgttgctgcaacTTCGAGACCGGAGCTTCTGGATCCCGCAATTATTCGACCGGGACGTATTGATCGACATATCGAGATAACGCTGCCAAATAAGCAGTCTAGGATGAAGATCTTGAAGGCATTGAGTGCGACATTGCATCTCGGAAAAGATGTCGAATGGAAAGATTTTGCGGAGAAAATGGAAAGATTTACGGGTGCGGATATTATGAGTTTCTTGACGACGGCGAATATGGATGCTGTGCAAGAGTATTTGGAAAAACATGGAGGCAATACGGCACAGACTCAAGAATATGTGGTTATTACGAAGAAACATCTGCAGAAGGCACTGACAAAGACGAATCCTTCTATTAAACCGGCGGATTTGGAGCGATATAAACATGT atatgcCCAATTCATAAACAAAAGTGAACCTACTCCGCTAAACTTTGTTGGTCAAAAGGCTACATTAGCttaa
- the LOC134837027 gene encoding uncharacterized protein LOC134837027, which yields MDIPSNNGVLEIKLKSDPHPGSSSEKSDMTPENSEKTSPSVEVSNGENNNVTYLDNKNMTKSCSLQEIKSRTKSEEQQEADDVKKTLAFTIDFGDGKDATRQQRHKSILERFEQRHKRGQSLSKLEENDIYRAGTSPNPNKPPLSGKLSRKRITNVPSGESSISSEQETDQKVKLRDKNAQIRDSSKRHSWSPRSSIHENLVKSVPSSASKFKSSAVTEALEQVKNYPSLESKSSNDPQSLDSFLCSEPPLESFPTTGDEAVSDAGTYTVDGDNYTEEQKEKMNIDKIEVLPKETKTRLIRPTCFKDDLEVIDLDLPKPSATRKSTRNVLEVSYSHQEPTIKAKVSYLDKLKSRVKNISDRTFQKKSPEKQVLPSPSDLGCFTSVTTSGILSYKPTLDDKIQVKRKNSLCKATVDSSEYVQGLTTVNVPVKSVIDGEKVEINNPQKYKLNIFHKNSDTKASDDDEDVPNPTEILKTASTKKDWIQEWARNAREYSGKKAHVMTRSYDRQPDNMTMSSSDYYDSEDPSENQSFYAARRQMAKNRSFRSKMHDNEYSSDPNLRYQEYQSNRRKQFEYDRGQMSDFGPVTSPSRSLTRNAMLYGSDDEQFLASTILRKPPMSPSKIPSPMNTMGRPRSVSRTRGSLHGSVTNLDDEADIHLQNTAAAISALANLQRRNSLRESLRNNSLRNSPRSPLSPQHRISPSSPSPIYDPSHSFNALQRQQQHFRSDNPDAELLQEYIRRRRPSYEQPEYDQSEIYCHGFEDDAEECAENIVIVEKGQIVPNRPTSSPVKALHNQKKLQNVTKTQHHSSPIKRSSSFSVKAQTEHRQKQPTTPRLTQRSTPNPRGQLNAIQKSASSTSFKQMMHRYEDDECEFYINNNDNLNPEPDYSSDDDGECEKEPITNTKYNKAFLMRVEKSKKVIASSAPTTQKGNVACPNTPQMSRHDGNGKARMSLRERASMPRDSSLNRLKEDITRKRLSDITAKDSIMSRSAGSASLSNSQSGKVLPKYLDISKYKATTTQGQNFLKKDESKSYLTKSEVKRTPSSASVIGARNDVARASIRSVKSAGSKPGIKKLPDPVAIAQEAKKQELEMWKRRAKYDPMKAAAEGKRKQQLSRQQNNPSSERQNKNFESSVLRSQSFHCGVDSQNPASLSNSQSNYNMVEIRKSLGNQWNMTSTESSDIDDDFNTNTS from the exons ATGGATATACCGAGCAATAATGGTGTCCTTgagatcaaattaaaatcagaTCCTCATCCGGGATCATCATCCGAAAAATCCGACATGACTCccgaaaattcggaaaaaactTCACCATCTGTCGAAGTTTCCAATGGCGAAAATAACAACGTTACTTATTTGGACAACAAAAACATGACCAAAAGTTGTTCTTTGCAAGAGATCAAATCCCGTACTAAATCCGAAGAGCAACAAGAAGCTGATGACGTGAAGAAAACCCTTGCATTCACGATCGATTTCGGCGATGGAAAAGACGCGACGCGACAACAACGGCACAAAAGCATCCTCGAACGATTCGAACAGCGTCACAAACGGGGACAATCCTTAAGTAAATTGGAGGAAAATGACATTTATCGTGCCGGAACGAGTCCAAATCCCAACAAACCTCCGTTAAGTGGGAAACTTTCGCGAAAACGCATCACAAACGTACCGAGCGGCGAGAGTTCAATATCCTCAGAACAGGAAACCGATCAAAAAGTCAAACTTCGTGACAAAAATGCACAAATACGAGACTCGAGTAAACGTCATAGTTGGAGTCCGCGCTCAAGTATTCACGAAAATCTCGTAAAAAGTGTTCCGTCGAGTGCTTCAAAGTTCAAATCGAGTGCAGTGACCGAAGCGCTTGAgcaagtcaaaaattatccGAGCTTAGAATCAAAAAGTAGCAATGATCCACAAAGTCTCGATAGCTTTTTGTGTTCCGAACCGCCATTGGAAAGCTTTCCAACGACAGGCGACGAAGCTGTTAGTGATGCTGGCACATACACAGTTGACGGCGACAATTACACTGAAGagcaaaaagagaaaatgaacattgataaaattgaagtgcttccaaaagagacaaaaactcGGCTAATCCGCCCAACTTGCTTCAAAGATGATCTCGAAGTAATAGATTTGGACCTCCCAAAACCCTCTGCGACGAGAAAATCGACAAGAAATGTACTCGAAGTGAGTTATAGTCATCAAGAACCGACGATCAAAGCGAAAGTTTCATATTTGGACAAACTTAAGTCGCGTGTCAAGAATATAAGTGAtcgaacttttcaaaaaaaatcacccgAAAAACAAGTTCTTCCATCTCCGTCGGATCTCGGATGTTTCACGAGTGTAACTACGAGCGgaattttgagttacaaaCCGACGTTAGATgacaaaattcaagttaaacgTAAAAATAGTTTGTGCAAAGCAACAGTCGATAGCTCGGAATACGTTCAAGGCTTGACGACAGTGAACGTTCCCGTAAAATCAGTGATTGACGGCGAAAAAGTCGAGATAAACAATCCACAGAAATATAAACtcaacatttttcacaaaaattccgACACAAAAGCTtcagacgacgacgaagatgtTCCAAATCCAACCGAAATACTCAAAACTGCCTCGACGAAAAAAGATTGGATACAGGAATGGGCTCGAAATGCTCGCGAGTACTCGGGAAAGAAGGCACACGTGATGACTCGATCATATGATCGTCAACCAGACAATATGACAATGTCAAGTAGTGATTATTACGATAGCGAAGATCCATCggaaaatcaaagtttttatgCAGCACGAAGACAAATGGCGAAAAATCGGTCGTTTAGAAGTAAAATGCACGATAACGAGTATTCGAGTGATCCGAATTTACGGTATCAGGAGTATCAGAGTAATAGACGGAAGCAATTTGAATATGATCGGGGGCAAATGAGCGATTTTGGTCCTGTAACATCGCCTTCGAGAAGTTTGACACGCAACGCAATGTTATATGGGTCGGATGACGAGCAATTTCTTGCATCGACGATTTTGAGGAAGCCTCCCATGAGCCCGAGTAAGATTCCAAGTCCCATGAATACGATGGGGAGACCAAGGAGTGTTAGCAGAACACGAGGCAGTTTGCATGGAAGTGTCACG aaTCTTGACGATGAAGCAGATATTCATTTACAAAACACAGCTGCAGCTATTTCCGCACTTGCGAATTTACAACGCCGTAACTCTTTGCGAGAGTCATTAAGAAATAATTCTTTACGAAATTCGCCACGCAGTCCTTTATCGCCACAGCACAGAATCTCTCCAAGCAGTCCTTCACCAATTTACGATCCTTCGCACTCATTCAATGCACTCCAACGTCAACAACAGCATTTTCGATCCGACAATCCTGACGCCGAGTTATTGCAAGAATATATTCGTCGTCGCCGTCCTTCGTATGAACAACCGGAATACGATcaaagtgaaatttattgtCACGGATTCGAAGATGATGCAGAAGAATGTGCGGAAAACATTGTAATTGTTGAAAAAGGGCAAATTGTGCCGAACCGTCCTACATCGTCGCCAGTTAAGGCTTTACATAATCAAAAGAAACTccaaaatgtcacaaaaacgCAACATCATTCGTCTCCGATCAAAAGATCGAGTTCGTTTTCCGTGAAAGCTCAAACAGAGCATCGACAAAAGCAACCAACTACGCCTCGATTAACACAGCGATCGACGCCAAACCCGCGTGGACAATTAAATGCGATTCAGAAAAGTGCCTCAAGTACGAGCTTCAAGCAAATGATGCATCGATACGAAGATGATGAATGtgaattttacataaataataatgacaatCTGAATCCCGAGCCCGACTATTCATCAGATGACGACGGGGAATGCGAAAAAGAGCCAATAACCAACACGAAATACAACAAAGCCTTCTTGATGCGTgtcgaaaaaagcaaaaaagttaTTGCTTCAAGTGCTCCGACAACGCAAAAAGGAAATGTTGCCTGTCCGAATACTCCGCAAATGTCGCGTCACGATGGAAATGGAAAAGCTCGCATGTCGTTGCGTGAAAGAGCTTCAATGCCTCGCGATTCTAGTCTGAACCGATTGAAAGAAGACATCACGAGGAAACGATTAAGCGACATAACTGCCAAAGACTCAATTATGAGTCGATCTGCGGGAAGTGCAAGTCTTTCGAATTCTCAATCGGGTAAAGTACTTCCAAAGTATCTCGATATTTCGAAATACAAAGCGACAACAACGcaaggacaaaattttttgaaaaaagacgAGAGTAAGAGTTATCTCACGAAATCAGAAGTTAAACGAACGCCAAGTAGTGCTTCGGTTATTGGAGCGAGAAATGATGTGGCGCGTGCGAGTATTCGTTCCGTAAAAAGTGCAGGATCAAAACCGGGAATTAAGAAATTGCCGGATCCAGTTG ctATTGctcaagaagcaaaaaaacaagaattgGAAATGTGGAAACGTCGTGCAAAATATGATCCCATGAAGGCAGCTGCTGAAGGCAAACGAAAACAGCAACTTAGTAGACAACAAAATAATCCATCATCCGAGAgacaaaataagaattttgaaag CTCCGTCCTTCGATCACAATCCTTCCATTGTGGCGTCGATAGTCAAAACCCCGCAAGCTTGTCAAATAGTCAAAGTAATTACAACATGGTAGAAATACGGAAGTCCTTGGGAAATCAATGGAATATGACATCAACGGAGTCAAGTGATATAGATGACGATTTTAACACAAATACTTCATAG
- the LOC134838049 gene encoding cancer/testis antigen family 47 member C1: protein MSETTDMEAVTKEPVTETAESAEKVVSEAISTTESEQAVEESTEKASEKPEEESQPMEVEETDAETKENETHEEKENDVKETEEEEEAEEEMQTASEGSKSPEKTKNGAKNDENLLSEENLDRESPEIWPEKIPGVQDFVQEHATEGSSLPTWTKGLTQEDIDQMHELGAMSNSQLILEIKKLYDHAYKIGVEESKEMSRGKLLQIFANSKKK from the exons ATGAGCGAAACAACTGATATGGAAGCCGTGACAAAGGAGCCTGTGACAGAAACAGCCGAGAGCGCCGAAAAAGTCGTTTCAGAGGCAATTTCGACGACAGAATCGGAGCAAGCGGTTGAAGAGTCAACGGAAAAAGCATCAGAAAAGCCCGAGGAAGAGTCTCAACCGATGGAAGTTGAAGAAACTGACGccgaaacgaaagaaaatgaGACTCACGAGGAGAAAGAAAATGACGTGAAAGAAACCGAAGAGGAAGAGGAAGCTGAAGAAGAAATGCAAACAGCTTCGGAAGGTTCAAAGAGTcccgaaaaaacaaaaaatggagCCAAAAACGACGAAAATCTTCTCAGTGAAGAGAATTTGGATCGTGAaag tccCGAGATTTGGCCTGAAAAAATTCCCGGCGTTCAAGATTTCGTGCAAGAACATGCAACGGAAGGCTCATCGCTACCAACTTGGACTAAAGGATTGACGCAAGAAGATATCGATCAGATGCACGAACTTGGTGCGATGTCAAACTCACAATTAATTctggaaattaaaaagttgtatGATCACGCGTACAAAATTGGCGTCGAAGAGTCAAAGGAAATGTCTCGAGGGAagcttttacaaatttttgccaactctaagaagaaataa
- the LOC134838048 gene encoding succinate--CoA ligase [GDP-forming] subunit beta, mitochondrial, producing MSRLILGSVVKKAIFQKSLNQVQKTSSRNLNLLEFQSKKLLDDAGVQIQAFRVVQDKQKLDPLNDFNVKEYVVKAQILAGGRGKGVFDSGLKGGVQITTDRTKMMDLVKQMIGHKLITKQTPKDGLMVKSVMVADSINILRETYLCILMDRENNGPVLIASPAGGVDIEAVAEKTPELIKTVPINVERGLDDKTCTDIAEFLEFKGPLVTQAAKEIKKLYELFNKVDAVQIEINPLAETDDGRVISVDAKLNFDDNAKFRQKEIFNMEVVDELDPKEVEAVKYNLNYISMDGNIGCMVNGAGLAMATCDIIKLNGGNPANFLDVGGSVKEDQVEKAFQILTSDPKVKVLFVNIFGGIVNCATIANGIVGAAKNLGLNLPLVVRLQGNNVTQAVKILKESGLPIHSVSNLDEAAKKAVDALKECK from the exons ATGTCTCGATTGATCTTGGGCAGTGTCGTGAAAAAAGCAATCttccaaaaatcattaaatcag gtTCAAAAAACATCAAGCCGAAATTTGAATCTTCTCGAATTCCAAAGTAAAAAGCTACTTGACGATGCTGGCGTACAAATTCAGGCCTTCAGAGTTGTTCAAGATAAGCAAAAATTGGATCCCTTAAATGACTTTA atGTCAAAGAGTACGTTGTAAAAGCTCAAATTCTCGCTGGAGGTCGCGGAAAAGGAGTTTTCGATTCAGGTCTCAAAGGCGGAGTTCAAATAACAACAGA TCGTACGAAGATGATGGATTTGGTAAAGCAGATGATCGGGCATAAATTAATCACAAAACAAACTCCCAAAGATGGCTTAATGGTAAAATCTGTCATGGTAGCCGACAGCATAAACATTTTGCGTGAAACGTACCTTTGCATTTTGATGGATCGTGAAAATAATGGACCTGTATTGATTGCTTCGCCCGCGGGAGGTGTCGATATCGAAGCCGTTGCCGAAAAAACGCCCGAATTGATCAAAACTGTACCGATAAACGTTGAACGAGGACTTGATGATAAAACTTGTACTGATATCGCCGAATTTTTGGAGTTCAAAGGTCCTCTCGTCACACAAGCTGccaaagaaatcaaaaaactcTATGAGCTTTTTAACAAAGTCGATGCCGTTCAAATCGAAATAAATCCTCTGGCAGAAACGGATGACGGGCGCGTCATTTCTGTCGATGCGAAACTCAACTTTGACGATAACGCCAAATTTCgacaaaaggaaattttcaatatggAAGTCGTTGACGAGCTGGATCCAAAAGAAGTTGAAGCAGTGAAATATAATCTGAATTATATCTCGATGGATGGAAATATTGGTTGTATGGTAAACGGAGCTGGTTTGGCGATGGCAACGTGTGATATTATCAAATTGAATGGCGGAAATCCTGCAAACTTTTTAGATGTTGGCGGAAGTGTGAAGGAAGACCAAGTAGAAAAGGCtttccaaattttgacatcAGATCCGAAAGTTAAAGTGCTCTTTGTCAACATCTTTGGCGGAATTGTGAATTGTGCAACGATTGCAAATGGAATTGTTGGTGCCGCTAAAAATTTGGGCTTGAATTTGCCGTTGGTTGTGCGTCTCCAAGGCAATAATGTGACACAAgcggtgaaaattttgaaggaatCCGGCTTACCAATTCATTCCGTCTCGAATTTGGATGAGGCGGCGAAGAAAGCTGTCGATGCCTTGAAAGAATGTAAATAA
- the LOC134836549 gene encoding MYG1 protein, whose product MFKSLLRLIVVKESHLIPQNFHKFGRKSIYRQNNLRKFSTMTNENAAKKAKTDVVIGTHDGVFHCDEILACFMLQQLPEYENATILRTRDLTKLAECDIVVDVGAVFDVEKKRFDHHQREFTGTMSSLKPEVGPDFDIKLSSAGLVYCYYGEDVIKNVVKKYTGTEIDLKCLKTVYRKLYESFIREIDAIDNGVPQFEGEPRWTISTNLSSRVSHFNQTWNSKEPYDAQSQFEKAKELVGGEFVDKIRYYTEVWWAARAIVQKTLENRFNVHESGEILELSEFCPWKQHLAELEHELKLEGVAKYVLYENKSDDWRVICVPTTPDSFVCRKFLHKDWRGIRDEELEKVSGIKGINFCHATGFIGGAKTREAALQMAVQSLEADY is encoded by the exons ATGTTCAAATCGTTACTGCGATTAATTGTTGTCAAAGAATCACATTTAATccctcaaaattttcataaatttggaagaaaatcaatttaccGGCAAAACAAcctccgaaaattttcaactatgACGAACGAAAATGCTGCAAAAAAAGCCAAAACTGACGTCGTTATTGGAACACACGATGGAGTCTTTCATTGTGACGAAATTCTCGCCTGTTTCATGTTGCAACAATTACCTGAATACGAAAATGCAACAATTTTAAGAACCCGAGACTTGACAAAATTAGCTGAATGTGACattgttgttgatgttggagcagtttttgat gtCGAAAAGAAGCGTTTTGATCACCATCAACGTGAATTTACGGGTACCATGAGTTCATTGAAGCCCGAAGTTGGTCCAGATTTCGATATAAAACTCAGTTCAGCGGGActtgtttattgttattatggcgaagatgtcattaaaaatgtcGTTAAAAAGTATACCGGGACGGAAATCGATCTCAAATGCCTTAAAACTGTCTATCGTAAGCTCTATGAAAGTTTTATTCGTGAAATTGACGCGATTGACAATGGCGTTCCTCAGTTTGAAGGCGAACCTAGATGGacaatttcgacaaatttgaGTTCTCGTGTCTCGCATTTCAATCAAACGTGGAATTCGAAAGAGCCTTACGACGCACAATCGCAGTTCGAAAAAGCTAAAGAGCTCGTAGGCGGTGAATTTGTCGATAAAATCCGCTATTACACTGAGGTTTGGTGGGCTGCGAGagcaattgttcaaaaaactcTTGAAAATCGTTTTAATGTTCACGAATCGGGAGAAATTTTGGAATTATCTGAATTTTGTCCGTGGAAACAACATTTAGCGGAATTAGAACATGAATTGAAGCTCGAAGGAGTCGCCAAATACGTTTTGTACGAGAACAAGAGTGACGATTGGCGTGTCATTTGTGTTCCAACGACGCCAGATTCCTTCGTTTGCAGGAAGTTTTTGCACAAAGATTGGCGCGGCATTCGCGACGAAGAACTTGAAAAGGTATCGGGCATCAAGGGAATCAACTTTTGTCATGCCACGGGCTTTATTGGAGGCGCAAAGACACGAGAAGCTGCTTTGCAAATGGCTGTTCAAAGTTTAGAAGCGGATTATTGa